A window from Sinorhizobium fredii encodes these proteins:
- the tolR gene encoding protein TolR, with translation MGMAVGGAKGSGGGRRRRRGKGGTISEINVTPLVDVMLVLLIIFMVAAPMMTVGVPIDLPETQAKAMNADTQPITVSVNPAGEIFLQETPIGIDEVVPKLEAIATTGYNERIYVRGDTNADYGTVMKVMARISAAGFKNLGLVTLQEQEK, from the coding sequence ATGGGTATGGCAGTAGGCGGAGCCAAGGGCTCGGGCGGCGGACGCCGTCGGCGCAGAGGCAAGGGCGGCACGATCAGCGAAATCAACGTGACGCCGCTCGTCGACGTCATGCTCGTGCTGTTGATCATCTTCATGGTGGCGGCACCGATGATGACGGTGGGCGTGCCGATCGACCTGCCGGAAACGCAGGCGAAGGCGATGAATGCCGACACCCAGCCGATCACCGTCTCGGTCAATCCGGCCGGCGAGATCTTCCTGCAGGAGACGCCGATCGGCATCGACGAAGTCGTTCCGAAGCTCGAGGCGATCGCCACGACCGGCTACAACGAGCGCATCTATGTGCGCGGCGACACCAATGCCGACTACGGCACGGTGATGAAGGTCATGGCGCGCATCTCGGCGGCCGGCTTCAAGAATCTCGGGCTCGTAACGCTTCAAGAACAGGAAAAGTGA
- the tolQ gene encoding protein TolQ has protein sequence MEQVGLAATSDVTLWSLFMQAGLVVKLVMLGLIAASVWTWAIVVDKSLNYGRVRRQLDNFEQVFWSGQSLEELYRTLSDRQTTGMGAIFVSAMREWKKSFERGARSPIGLQMRIDRAMDVTLARESETLEARLGSLATIGSAAPFIGLFGTVVGIMTSFQAIAGSKSTNLAVVAPGIAEALLATAIGLLAAIPAVIAYNKFTADAGKLTARMEAFADEFSAILSRQIDEKLQPSRQAAQ, from the coding sequence ATGGAACAGGTTGGATTGGCCGCGACGAGCGATGTGACCCTCTGGTCGCTGTTCATGCAAGCAGGCTTGGTGGTCAAGCTGGTCATGCTGGGGCTGATTGCAGCTTCGGTCTGGACCTGGGCGATCGTCGTCGACAAGTCGCTGAACTACGGGCGCGTTCGCCGCCAGCTGGACAATTTCGAGCAGGTCTTCTGGTCCGGCCAGTCGCTCGAGGAGCTCTATCGTACGCTCTCCGATCGTCAGACGACCGGCATGGGCGCGATCTTCGTCTCGGCGATGCGCGAGTGGAAGAAGAGCTTCGAACGCGGCGCCCGCTCGCCGATCGGCCTGCAGATGCGCATCGACCGCGCCATGGATGTGACGCTCGCCCGCGAATCCGAAACGCTCGAGGCGCGGCTCGGTTCGCTCGCGACGATCGGTTCGGCGGCTCCGTTCATCGGCCTCTTCGGCACCGTCGTCGGTATCATGACCTCGTTCCAGGCGATCGCCGGCTCGAAGTCGACCAACCTCGCCGTCGTTGCGCCGGGTATCGCCGAGGCGCTGCTGGCGACAGCCATCGGCCTGCTCGCCGCTATTCCCGCCGTCATCGCCTATAACAAGTTCACTGCCGACGCCGGCAAGCTGACCGCCCGCATGGAGGCCTTCGCCGACGAGTTCTCCGCCATCCTGTCGCGGCAGATCGACGAGAAGCTGCAACCTTCGCGCCAGGCCGCGCAATAA